The proteins below are encoded in one region of Tsuneonella sp. CC-YZS046:
- the rpe gene encoding ribulose-phosphate 3-epimerase: MPALPLISPSILSADFARLGEEVRAVDAAGADWIHIDVMDGHFVPNITIGPAVIKALRPHSGKPFDVHLMIAPVDLYLEEFAQAGADIITIHPEAGPHSHRTIQAIKALGKKAGVVLNPATPETALDYLLEDVDLVLVMSVNPGFGGQSFIASQLRKIEAIRGMIDRLGKPIHLEVDGGINPETARQCVDAGADVLVAGSATFKGGPERYAANIAALKGAGG, translated from the coding sequence ATGCCAGCCCTTCCCCTGATCTCGCCCTCGATCCTTTCCGCCGATTTCGCCCGGCTTGGGGAGGAAGTGCGCGCTGTGGACGCGGCGGGCGCGGACTGGATTCATATCGACGTGATGGATGGCCATTTCGTGCCCAACATCACCATCGGCCCGGCCGTTATCAAGGCGCTGCGGCCCCATTCCGGCAAGCCGTTCGACGTGCATCTGATGATCGCCCCGGTGGACCTCTATCTGGAGGAATTCGCGCAGGCCGGGGCCGATATCATCACCATCCATCCCGAAGCCGGGCCGCATTCCCATCGCACCATCCAGGCGATCAAGGCACTGGGCAAGAAGGCCGGGGTGGTGCTCAATCCCGCCACGCCGGAAACGGCGCTCGATTACCTGCTCGAAGATGTGGACCTCGTGCTGGTGATGAGCGTCAATCCCGGCTTCGGCGGGCAGAGCTTCATTGCCAGCCAGCTTCGCAAGATCGAGGCGATCCGGGGAATGATCGACAGGCTCGGCAAGCCCATCCACCTGGAAGTGGACGGGGGGATAAACCCGGAAACGGCGCGGCAATGCGTCGATGCCGGGGCGGATGTGCTGGTTGCCGGATCGGCGACCTTCAAGGGCGGGCCTGAACGATATGCCGCCAATATCGCCGCTCTCAAGGGGGCCGGGGGATGA
- a CDS encoding heparinase II/III family protein yields the protein MAIPLDAPKEEPLVIAPEPAEDAAAQRVIEPGRALALADFAPPAIGAGERLLRFAYRLGVPGPALAAPFRKPARTRLLATVEGPLHGDRVAGVALRAGHFLIYGLKAPIAQMDFSPAAHLTPPFARAVHGFTWLADLAASGPREQCAPTAERVLSAWLHANPAPGKGEAWNIGHAGHRLLSWLVHAPLLLSGKDRDLRKQALAAMATTARWLDRNVTRAGNRLEEVAGWCAITAAGLLLPDGRARRLFGEAGLVRALGELVGDDGGVLSRSPLDQIEAITLLVDLAACYRATRRDPPQALAAMEAFLVPPLLALLHGDGGLGSWQGAGAVAEGRIAAVIEASGVRTRPLREVRQWGYQRVSAGKCLLQFDAAPPPLARHAKTGCASTLAFELSQGPHRLIVNCGGASFAGGQVPVRIEQGLRASAAHSTLVLDDANSTAVLIKGKLGTGVGEVEVDRRLLQLDGGGATRLEASHDGYAARYGLVHRRILILRDDGSELRGEDVLIPAGRRGKRGKVGFAIRFHVAPGVELGLAESGKGAGLALPDGSYWQFVCGANAMDSAELSIEESLWVDGEGRPHPTQQLVISGMVSRGGGNFSWLLKRMG from the coding sequence ATGGCGATCCCGCTGGACGCGCCCAAGGAAGAACCGCTGGTGATTGCGCCCGAACCTGCCGAGGATGCGGCCGCGCAGCGCGTGATCGAGCCGGGGCGGGCCTTGGCGCTGGCCGATTTCGCCCCTCCGGCGATCGGGGCGGGCGAACGCTTGCTGCGCTTCGCCTATCGCCTCGGCGTGCCCGGCCCGGCGCTTGCCGCTCCGTTCCGCAAGCCCGCCAGGACCAGGCTGCTGGCAACGGTGGAAGGCCCGCTTCACGGCGATCGCGTGGCCGGGGTGGCGCTCCGGGCCGGGCATTTCCTGATCTACGGGTTGAAGGCGCCCATCGCGCAGATGGATTTTTCCCCCGCCGCGCATCTGACCCCGCCCTTTGCGCGGGCCGTGCATGGCTTCACCTGGCTGGCCGATCTGGCGGCAAGCGGTCCGCGCGAACAATGCGCGCCCACGGCGGAGCGGGTCCTGTCGGCCTGGCTTCACGCCAACCCCGCGCCCGGCAAGGGGGAAGCCTGGAATATCGGCCATGCCGGCCACCGGCTGCTGAGCTGGCTGGTTCACGCGCCGCTGCTGCTTTCCGGGAAGGATCGCGATTTGCGCAAGCAGGCGCTGGCGGCCATGGCCACAACCGCCCGCTGGCTCGACCGCAATGTCACCCGCGCGGGCAACCGCCTCGAGGAAGTGGCGGGCTGGTGCGCGATCACGGCCGCCGGGCTGCTGCTGCCCGATGGCCGGGCGCGCCGCCTGTTCGGCGAGGCCGGGCTGGTGCGCGCGCTGGGCGAACTGGTGGGCGACGATGGCGGCGTGCTCTCGCGCAGCCCGCTCGACCAGATCGAGGCGATAACCCTACTGGTCGATCTCGCCGCCTGCTACCGCGCGACCCGGCGCGATCCGCCGCAGGCGCTGGCCGCGATGGAAGCCTTCCTCGTCCCGCCGCTGCTGGCCCTGCTGCATGGCGATGGCGGCCTGGGTTCCTGGCAGGGCGCTGGCGCGGTCGCGGAGGGCCGGATCGCCGCGGTGATCGAAGCCAGCGGGGTGCGCACCCGCCCGCTGCGCGAGGTCCGGCAATGGGGCTATCAGCGCGTCTCGGCGGGCAAGTGCCTGCTGCAATTCGATGCCGCGCCGCCGCCGCTGGCGCGCCATGCGAAAACCGGCTGCGCATCGACCCTGGCGTTCGAGCTATCGCAAGGCCCGCATCGGCTGATCGTCAATTGCGGGGGCGCGTCCTTTGCCGGCGGGCAGGTGCCGGTGCGGATCGAGCAGGGGCTGCGGGCCAGCGCCGCGCATTCCACCCTGGTGCTGGACGATGCCAATTCCACCGCCGTGCTGATCAAGGGCAAGCTGGGCACCGGGGTGGGCGAGGTCGAGGTGGACCGGCGTCTGCTCCAGCTGGACGGCGGCGGGGCGACGCGGCTGGAAGCGAGCCATGACGGCTATGCCGCCCGTTATGGCCTGGTCCATCGCCGCATCCTGATCCTGCGCGACGATGGCTCCGAACTTCGCGGCGAGGATGTATTGATCCCGGCGGGCCGCCGGGGCAAGCGGGGCAAGGTGGGTTTCGCGATTCGCTTCCATGTCGCCCCCGGGGTGGAGCTGGGCCTGGCCGAAAGCGGCAAGGGCGCCGGGCTGGCCCTGCCGGACGGCAGCTATTGGCAATTCGTCTGCGGGGCGAACGCCATGGACAGCGCGGAGCTTTCGATCGAGGAAAGCCTGTGGGTCGATGGCGAGGGGCGGCCGCATCCGACCCAGCAATTGGTGATTTCCGGGATGGTTTCCCGCGGCGGGGGGAATTTCTCCTGGCTGCTGAAAAGAATGGGGTAG
- a CDS encoding Fur family transcriptional regulator, translating to MNGHHHHHEHSGKKLISEARSALEASGEQWTDMRADIFEALAERARPASAYDIAETLTARRGKRVAANSVYRILDLFVRTNLANRIESSNAYLANTHPGCRHDCIYLICDSCGRAVHLDDDQLTGALRLAGQKVGFADVRPVVELRGICNSCGPLPASAGL from the coding sequence ATGAATGGCCATCACCATCATCACGAGCATTCCGGAAAGAAGCTGATTTCCGAAGCGCGCAGCGCGCTGGAGGCGTCGGGCGAGCAGTGGACGGACATGCGCGCGGACATCTTCGAGGCGCTGGCCGAGCGCGCCCGCCCCGCTTCCGCCTACGACATCGCCGAAACGCTGACCGCGCGGCGCGGCAAGCGCGTGGCCGCCAACAGCGTCTACCGCATTCTCGACCTGTTCGTGCGCACGAATCTGGCCAATCGCATCGAAAGCTCCAACGCCTATCTCGCCAACACCCATCCGGGCTGCCGGCACGATTGCATCTACCTGATCTGCGACAGCTGCGGGCGGGCCGTGCATCTGGACGACGATCAGCTGACCGGAGCCTTGCGGCTGGCCGGGCAGAAAGTGGGATTCGCCGATGTCAGGCCGGTGGTGGAGCTGCGCGGAATCTGCAATTCCTGCGGGCCGCTGCCCGCATCCGCCGGGCTTTGA
- the purH gene encoding bifunctional phosphoribosylaminoimidazolecarboxamide formyltransferase/IMP cyclohydrolase, producing the protein MSDVKIGRALLSVSDKTGLVELGQALAARGVELVSTGGTANALRDAGLQVKDVSDLTGFPEMMDGRVKTLHPMVHGGLLAVRDNPDHAAAMERHGIGAIDLVVVNLYPFQQTVAKGAGREEIIENIDIGGPSMVRSAAKNHGFVTIVTDPADYPELLAELERGGGATGLDFRRKMAARAFAATAAYDAAISQWFARVDQGEKFPARRAMASRLVSTLRYGENPHQQAALYVPETPFGSGVAQAEQVQGKELSYNNYNDANAALELAAEFAGGDPAVVIVKHANPCGVAQGGSLLQAWSDALACDSVSAFGGIVATNVPLDGPTAEAICEIFTEVVVAPGADEAARAAFARKKNLRLLLTDGLPDPRRAGVSQVVIAGGLLVQDRDNGHVTRDMLKVVTKRAPTEQELKDCLFAWTVARHVKSNAIVYARDGITAGIGAGQMNRRDSARIAAIKAAEAAEKYDWAQPRTVGSAVASDAFFPFADGLLAAVEAGATAVIQPGGSIRDEEVIQAADEAGLAMVFTGMRHFRH; encoded by the coding sequence GTGTCAGATGTGAAAATCGGGCGGGCGCTGCTTTCGGTGTCCGACAAGACCGGCTTGGTCGAACTCGGGCAGGCGCTGGCTGCGCGCGGGGTGGAGCTGGTTTCCACCGGCGGCACCGCCAATGCGCTGCGCGACGCGGGGCTGCAGGTGAAGGACGTGTCCGACCTCACCGGCTTTCCCGAGATGATGGACGGCCGGGTCAAGACGCTGCACCCGATGGTGCATGGCGGGCTGCTGGCGGTGCGCGACAATCCCGATCATGCCGCGGCGATGGAGCGGCACGGCATCGGCGCGATCGATCTGGTGGTGGTCAATCTCTACCCGTTCCAGCAGACCGTGGCCAAGGGCGCCGGGCGCGAGGAGATCATCGAGAATATCGATATCGGCGGGCCTTCTATGGTTCGCTCCGCCGCCAAGAACCACGGCTTCGTCACCATCGTGACCGATCCGGCGGATTATCCCGAGCTGCTGGCGGAGCTGGAGCGCGGCGGCGGGGCGACCGGCCTCGATTTCCGCAGGAAGATGGCGGCCCGCGCCTTCGCCGCCACCGCCGCCTATGACGCGGCGATCAGCCAGTGGTTCGCCCGGGTGGATCAGGGCGAGAAGTTCCCGGCCCGCCGCGCCATGGCCAGCCGCCTCGTCTCGACCCTGCGCTATGGCGAGAACCCGCATCAGCAGGCCGCGCTCTATGTGCCGGAAACGCCGTTCGGCAGCGGCGTCGCCCAGGCGGAGCAGGTGCAGGGCAAGGAGCTGTCCTACAACAATTACAACGACGCCAACGCGGCGCTGGAGCTGGCTGCGGAATTCGCTGGCGGCGACCCGGCGGTGGTGATCGTCAAGCACGCCAATCCCTGCGGCGTGGCCCAGGGCGGCAGCTTGCTCCAAGCGTGGAGCGACGCGCTGGCCTGCGATTCGGTGTCGGCCTTCGGCGGCATCGTCGCCACCAATGTCCCGCTGGATGGCCCCACCGCCGAGGCGATCTGCGAGATCTTCACCGAAGTGGTGGTCGCCCCCGGCGCGGACGAGGCGGCCCGCGCGGCCTTCGCCCGCAAGAAGAACCTGCGCCTGCTGCTGACCGACGGCCTGCCCGATCCGCGCCGCGCCGGCGTCAGCCAGGTCGTGATCGCGGGCGGGCTGCTGGTGCAGGATCGCGACAATGGCCACGTCACGCGCGACATGCTGAAGGTGGTGACGAAGCGCGCGCCGACCGAGCAGGAGCTGAAGGACTGCCTGTTCGCCTGGACGGTGGCCAGGCATGTGAAATCCAACGCCATCGTCTATGCCAGGGACGGGATCACGGCGGGGATCGGCGCGGGCCAGATGAACCGGCGCGACAGCGCGCGGATCGCAGCGATCAAGGCGGCCGAAGCGGCGGAGAAATACGATTGGGCGCAGCCGCGCACCGTGGGCAGCGCGGTGGCGTCCGACGCATTCTTCCCCTTTGCCGATGGCTTGCTGGCGGCGGTGGAAGCCGGGGCGACGGCGGTGATCCAGCCCGGCGGCTCGATCCGCGACGAGGAAGTGATCCAGGCCGCGGACGAGGCGGGCCTGGCGATGGTGTTCACGGGAATGCGCCACTTCCGCCATTGA
- a CDS encoding DUF2141 domain-containing protein produces MQSRSIAAIAIATLGAVGAMLAPVTAPAMAQSQYRQHIANDLSKCSPGQGPAVRVTVNGIRSSSGMIRVQSYRGTAADWLQKGRWINRIETPARSGSMTFCVPVPDAGVYGIAVRHDTDGDGKTSISRDGGGMSNNPSLNIFNLGKPSHTKTAFNVGNGVKAIQIDMKYR; encoded by the coding sequence ATGCAGTCCAGATCGATAGCCGCCATCGCGATCGCCACCCTCGGCGCCGTGGGAGCCATGCTGGCGCCCGTCACCGCGCCCGCCATGGCGCAGAGCCAGTATCGCCAGCATATCGCCAACGATCTGAGCAAGTGCAGCCCCGGGCAAGGGCCGGCCGTGCGCGTGACGGTGAACGGCATCCGTTCGTCCAGCGGCATGATCCGGGTCCAGAGCTATCGCGGCACGGCGGCGGACTGGCTGCAGAAGGGCCGCTGGATCAACCGGATAGAAACGCCCGCGCGCAGCGGCAGCATGACCTTTTGCGTGCCCGTGCCGGACGCGGGGGTTTACGGCATCGCCGTGCGCCATGACACGGACGGGGACGGAAAGACCAGCATCTCCAGGGATGGCGGCGGCATGTCCAACAATCCGAGCCTCAACATCTTCAATCTCGGCAAGCCGAGCCACACCAAGACCGCCTTCAATGTCGGCAATGGGGTGAAGGCAATCCAGATCGACATGAAATACCGCTAG